From one Sphingomonas xanthus genomic stretch:
- the greA gene encoding transcription elongation factor GreA, whose amino-acid sequence MASDKVPMLAEGHRQLTEEVKRLKLERPEIIDAIEEARAHGDLSENAEYHAAKERQGHIEASIAEMEDRLSRALVIDPTTLSGDKVVFGATVTLLDEEDKEVRYQLVGQQEADARVGRISYNSPLGRALIGRQKGEEVEVSTPAGDRYYKIAKIEFI is encoded by the coding sequence ATGGCAAGCGACAAGGTCCCGATGCTGGCCGAAGGCCACCGGCAGCTGACCGAAGAGGTAAAGCGGCTGAAGCTTGAGCGACCGGAGATTATCGACGCAATCGAAGAGGCTCGCGCTCACGGGGACCTTTCCGAGAACGCCGAATATCATGCCGCGAAAGAGCGGCAGGGTCATATCGAGGCTTCGATCGCGGAGATGGAAGACCGGCTGAGCCGCGCTCTCGTCATCGACCCAACGACATTGTCGGGGGACAAGGTGGTGTTTGGCGCCACGGTCACGCTGCTCGACGAAGAGGACAAGGAAGTCCGCTATCAGTTGGTCGGCCAGCAGGAAGCCGATGCTCGAGTGGGGCGCATCAGTTACAATTCGCCGCTGGGACGCGCGCTTATTGGCCGTCAGAAAGGTGAGGAGGTCGAAGTTTCGACCCCCGCCGGTGACCGCTATTACAAGATTGCCAAGATCGAGTTCATCTGA
- a CDS encoding rhomboid family intramembrane serine protease has protein sequence MLRLKSATVGIGLVTLATSLLALFGGLGLFVTSFGFIPARLSGLIHWPDALPAWITPLSSALIHGGWTHLIVNMAMLLFIGAHVERIIGGAGLLMAYVVGALVAALSQYAVDPSSPVPMVGASGAISALFGLYALFYGRQKRLLSSAVLNRAMHVAWLLATWIVLQWMAGMIAGAEGVMLATPAHIGGFIAGLLLHRPLLMWRYRKA, from the coding sequence ATGTTGCGCCTGAAGAGCGCGACGGTGGGCATCGGGCTGGTTACGCTGGCCACCTCGCTGCTCGCGCTCTTCGGGGGGCTCGGACTATTCGTCACCAGCTTCGGCTTTATCCCGGCACGGCTTTCGGGCCTCATCCACTGGCCTGACGCCCTTCCTGCCTGGATCACGCCTCTCTCGTCGGCGCTGATTCACGGGGGCTGGACCCACCTCATCGTCAACATGGCGATGCTGCTGTTCATCGGCGCCCATGTCGAGCGGATCATCGGTGGAGCGGGGCTCCTGATGGCCTATGTCGTCGGTGCCCTCGTAGCCGCGCTGTCCCAATATGCAGTCGACCCATCGAGTCCGGTGCCCATGGTGGGCGCAAGCGGGGCTATCAGCGCGCTATTCGGTCTCTACGCATTGTTTTACGGTCGCCAGAAGCGGCTGCTTTCCAGCGCCGTGCTCAATCGCGCAATGCATGTCGCCTGGTTACTCGCGACCTGGATCGTGCTGCAGTGGATGGCGGGCATGATCGCCGGCGCAGAAGGCGTCATGCTTGCGACCCCCGCCCATATTGGCGGATTCATCGCCGGGCTACTACTTCACCGGCCGCTGCTGATGTGGCGGTACCGCAAAGCCTAG
- a CDS encoding DUF4170 domain-containing protein: MSKLHLVFGGRVKDPQGLEFTDLDKIDLVGLFDSYATAEEAWRGAAQRTVDDAEIKYVVVHLHRLLEPDADGIARPKD; the protein is encoded by the coding sequence ATGAGCAAGCTTCACCTCGTCTTCGGCGGGCGGGTCAAGGATCCGCAGGGCCTGGAATTCACCGATCTCGACAAGATTGACCTTGTCGGCCTGTTCGACAGCTATGCAACCGCGGAGGAGGCTTGGCGGGGCGCAGCCCAGCGAACAGTGGACGACGCGGAAATCAAATATGTGGTGGTGCACCTGCACCGACTGCTCGAGCCCGATGCAGACGGTATCGCGCGCCCCAAAGACTAG
- a CDS encoding DUF3618 domain-containing protein → MIKEHKVELAEAEVSRAKAQLIETIGDLTDALNPQRIMSDLWETAKVKGADLAEDAVDAVKKRPVAVGGAMAALTMFLARQPIKDAASRLVDAMTSSKQPTKKEPKAKPATLSSEPEAGGLPAPRRRARAKAASATKPEKAQ, encoded by the coding sequence GTGATTAAGGAACATAAAGTCGAGCTTGCGGAAGCTGAAGTCAGCCGCGCCAAGGCCCAGCTGATCGAGACCATCGGCGACCTCACCGACGCTCTCAACCCTCAAAGGATCATGAGTGACCTTTGGGAAACCGCCAAGGTCAAGGGCGCGGACTTGGCCGAAGACGCGGTCGACGCGGTAAAAAAGCGTCCGGTTGCGGTCGGCGGCGCAATGGCCGCGCTGACGATGTTCCTGGCCCGGCAACCGATCAAGGATGCGGCAAGCCGATTGGTTGACGCCATGACGTCATCCAAGCAGCCGACCAAGAAGGAACCCAAGGCCAAGCCTGCAACGTTGTCGTCTGAACCTGAAGCTGGCGGCTTGCCGGCGCCGCGCCGCCGCGCGCGCGCCAAGGCCGCAAGCGCGACCAAACCGGAGAAAGCGCAATGA
- a CDS encoding phage holin family protein has translation MASHGGKAEEDVPLSELLERLVDDGRGYAQAELELVKAKMAERAQAYRPPLALGIAALIIATAALIALSVTLVLALAALLGPLLGGLIVTVTLLGIAALLAYLAKRKIEAIGD, from the coding sequence ATGGCATCGCACGGGGGCAAGGCCGAGGAGGATGTTCCGCTGAGCGAACTGCTCGAGCGGCTGGTCGATGACGGCCGCGGTTACGCACAGGCCGAGCTGGAGCTGGTCAAGGCCAAGATGGCGGAAAGGGCACAGGCCTATCGCCCTCCCCTTGCACTAGGCATCGCCGCACTGATTATCGCGACGGCAGCGCTTATCGCGCTTAGCGTTACGCTCGTCCTTGCACTGGCAGCCCTGCTCGGGCCGCTGCTCGGCGGACTAATTGTCACAGTGACGCTATTGGGGATTGCCGCGCTGCTTGCCTATCTCGCCAAGCGAAAGATCGAGGCAATCGGTGATTAA
- the eno gene encoding phosphopyruvate hydratase, translating to MTAIVDIHARQILDSRGNPTIEVDVTLEDGSLGRAAVPSGASTGAHEAVEKRDGDPARWGGKGVGEAVRAVNGAIADAILGYDAEDQAEIDAAMIDLDGSTNKAKLGANAILGVSLATARAAAEARGLPLYRYVGGVGATILPVPMMNILNGGAHADNPIDFQEFMVMPVGAESFSEALRCGTEIFHALKSALHGKGLSTAVGDEGGFAPNIASARAALDLIAEATSSAGYKLGEDVLIALDCASTEFFKDGGYVMEGEGRTLSPDEMAAYLAELCDAYPIASIEDGMAEDDMAGWKALTERLGGRVQLVGDDLFVTNEARLADGIRDGIANSILVKVNQIGTLTETINAVRLAQSSGYTAVMSHRSGETEDSTIADLAVALGCGQIKTGSLARSDRTAKYNQLLRIEEELGDMARYPGVAALKAYHSR from the coding sequence ATGACCGCAATCGTCGACATTCACGCCAGGCAGATTCTCGACAGCCGCGGGAACCCGACGATCGAAGTCGACGTGACCCTGGAGGACGGGTCGTTGGGCCGGGCAGCGGTCCCCTCGGGCGCTTCGACCGGGGCCCATGAAGCTGTCGAGAAGCGTGACGGCGACCCGGCGCGCTGGGGCGGCAAGGGCGTCGGCGAGGCTGTGCGCGCGGTCAATGGCGCCATTGCCGATGCCATTCTTGGATATGACGCCGAGGACCAGGCCGAGATCGATGCAGCGATGATCGACCTCGACGGGTCCACGAACAAGGCAAAGCTTGGCGCCAATGCCATTCTCGGTGTCAGTCTGGCCACGGCAAGGGCAGCGGCGGAAGCGCGCGGCCTGCCGCTGTACCGGTATGTCGGCGGCGTTGGCGCAACGATCCTGCCGGTGCCGATGATGAACATCCTCAACGGCGGGGCCCATGCCGACAATCCGATAGATTTCCAGGAATTCATGGTCATGCCTGTGGGCGCCGAGAGTTTTTCGGAGGCCCTGCGCTGCGGGACTGAGATTTTCCACGCGCTGAAATCGGCGCTTCACGGCAAGGGACTGAGCACCGCGGTCGGCGATGAAGGCGGTTTCGCGCCTAACATCGCTTCGGCGCGCGCGGCGCTGGACCTCATCGCCGAAGCGACCTCCAGCGCTGGCTACAAGCTGGGCGAGGACGTGCTGATCGCGCTTGATTGTGCCTCCACTGAATTCTTCAAGGACGGCGGCTACGTCATGGAAGGCGAGGGGCGGACCTTGTCGCCCGACGAAATGGCGGCCTACCTCGCCGAGCTTTGCGACGCATATCCGATTGCATCGATCGAAGACGGCATGGCAGAGGATGACATGGCCGGCTGGAAAGCGCTCACCGAACGGCTCGGCGGCCGGGTCCAGCTCGTAGGCGATGACCTGTTCGTGACCAACGAAGCGCGATTGGCCGACGGTATTCGCGACGGGATCGCCAATTCGATCCTGGTAAAGGTCAACCAGATCGGCACGCTCACTGAAACGATCAATGCCGTTCGGCTGGCGCAGTCGTCGGGCTATACCGCGGTGATGTCCCATCGGTCGGGTGAGACCGAGGATTCGACCATCGCCGACCTTGCGGTGGCGCTGGGCTGCGGCCAGATCAAGACGGGCAGCCTGGCCCGGTCGGATCGGACCGCCAAATATAATCAGCTGCTGCGCATCGAGGAGGAATTGGGCGACATGGCCCGCTATCCCGGCGTCGCCGCGCTCAAGGCCTACCATTCTCGCTGA
- a CDS encoding FtsB family cell division protein encodes MTGKPNSVGLIRRAAWPALALIVVGSFAGHAVAGPNGLFAWRGYSQQLEMRKAELAQLEAERDRLRHRSTLLDPRKADPDLADEMVRKDLGLVRADEVVVPLED; translated from the coding sequence ATGACGGGGAAGCCGAACAGCGTTGGATTGATCCGCCGGGCCGCTTGGCCTGCGCTGGCGCTGATCGTCGTCGGCAGCTTCGCCGGTCATGCCGTCGCCGGACCGAATGGTCTCTTCGCCTGGCGCGGCTATTCCCAACAGCTTGAAATGCGAAAGGCCGAGCTTGCGCAGCTGGAGGCCGAGCGTGACCGGTTACGTCACCGCTCGACACTGCTTGACCCGCGCAAGGCCGATCCCGACCTCGCCGATGAGATGGTCCGCAAGGATTTGGGCCTCGTTCGCGCCGATGAAGTCGTCGTTCCTCTCGAAGACTGA
- the pdhA gene encoding pyruvate dehydrogenase (acetyl-transferring) E1 component subunit alpha: MAKTARKSAAPAAAPGKPNRERPGEPERYKASKDELLDFYKQMLLIRRFEERAGQLYGLGLIGGFCHLYIGQEAVAVGLQSAMKVGRDSVITGYRDHGHMLAYGIDPNVIMAELTGRAAGISKGKGGSMHMFSVEHGFYGGHGIVGAQVALGTGLAFKHQYSGDGGTCLAYFGDGAANQGQVYESFNMAKLWDLPVIYAIENNKYAMGTAVERSASEPDFYKRGESFRIPGIQVDGMDVLAVRGAAEEAMKWTQAGKGPIILELLTYRYRGHSMSDPAKYRTKEEVQDYREHRDPIDLAAAELGKLGVKEDELKAIDKEIKDIVVASAKFAEEAPEPDPAELYTDVLVESY; this comes from the coding sequence GTGGCGAAAACCGCCCGCAAGAGTGCTGCCCCCGCCGCAGCGCCCGGCAAACCTAATCGGGAGCGTCCCGGCGAGCCGGAGCGCTACAAGGCGTCGAAGGACGAGCTGCTCGATTTTTACAAGCAGATGCTCCTCATCCGCCGCTTCGAGGAGCGGGCGGGCCAGCTTTACGGACTCGGGCTGATCGGTGGCTTCTGCCACCTCTACATCGGCCAGGAAGCGGTAGCAGTCGGACTTCAAAGCGCGATGAAGGTCGGGCGCGACAGCGTCATCACCGGCTATCGCGACCATGGCCACATGCTGGCTTATGGCATCGACCCCAACGTCATCATGGCCGAGCTGACCGGCCGCGCCGCCGGCATTTCCAAGGGCAAGGGCGGTTCGATGCACATGTTCAGCGTCGAGCATGGCTTTTACGGCGGCCATGGCATCGTCGGTGCGCAGGTCGCCTTGGGCACGGGCCTTGCCTTCAAGCATCAATATTCGGGCGATGGCGGCACCTGCCTTGCCTATTTCGGTGACGGCGCTGCCAACCAGGGCCAGGTCTACGAGAGCTTCAACATGGCGAAGCTGTGGGACCTCCCGGTCATCTACGCCATCGAGAACAACAAGTATGCGATGGGCACCGCGGTCGAGAGGTCGGCTTCGGAGCCTGACTTCTACAAGCGTGGCGAGAGCTTCCGTATCCCCGGCATCCAGGTCGATGGCATGGATGTGTTGGCTGTCCGCGGCGCGGCCGAGGAAGCGATGAAATGGACCCAGGCAGGGAAGGGGCCGATCATTCTCGAACTCCTTACCTATCGGTATCGCGGACATTCGATGTCGGACCCGGCCAAGTATCGCACGAAAGAAGAAGTCCAGGATTATCGCGAGCATCGCGACCCGATCGACCTTGCCGCCGCCGAATTAGGAAAGCTTGGCGTCAAAGAGGACGAGCTCAAGGCGATCGACAAGGAAATCAAGGATATCGTCGTCGCTTCTGCGAAGTTTGCTGAAGAAGCGCCGGAGCCGGATCCGGCCGAACTGTACACCGATGTTCTGGTGGAGAGCTATTGA
- a CDS encoding pyruvate dehydrogenase complex E1 component subunit beta, whose translation MSVELKMPALSPTMEEGTLAKWLVKEGDEVSSGDILAEIETDKATMEFEAVDEGTISKILVAEGTDGVKVGTVIALMGGDGAASVDPEPNAEPAAPQPAPRTDDPAPKPVVKAPTMAATDVPEGTEMKPTTVREALRDAMAEEMRRDERVFVMGEEVAQYQGAYKVTQGLLDEFGPKRVVDTPITEYGFAGLGSGAAMGGLKPVIEFMTFNFAMQAIDHIINSAAKTNYMSGGQMRCPIVFRGPNGAASRVGAQHSQNYGPWYASVPGLVVIAPYDSADAKGLLKAAIRSEDPVVFLENELLYGQSFGVPMVEDYVLPIGKARIMREGSDVTLVSYSIGVGVALDAADQLAGEGIEAEVIDLRTLRPLDKEAVLTSLAKTNRLVVVEEGWPTCSIASEIMAICMEEGFDDLDAPVLRVTDVDVPLPYAANLEKMAIIRADDVVKAAKAVCYR comes from the coding sequence ATGTCCGTCGAACTGAAGATGCCCGCCCTCTCCCCGACGATGGAGGAAGGCACGCTGGCCAAATGGCTGGTGAAGGAAGGCGATGAAGTGTCGTCGGGCGACATCCTGGCCGAGATCGAAACCGACAAGGCGACGATGGAGTTCGAGGCAGTCGACGAAGGGACCATCTCCAAGATCCTGGTCGCAGAAGGCACCGACGGCGTGAAGGTTGGAACGGTCATCGCCCTCATGGGCGGCGATGGCGCCGCCTCGGTCGATCCGGAGCCCAATGCGGAGCCGGCGGCTCCGCAGCCCGCGCCCAGGACCGATGATCCGGCGCCAAAGCCGGTCGTCAAGGCGCCAACCATGGCCGCAACCGACGTCCCCGAGGGAACCGAGATGAAGCCGACCACGGTTCGCGAAGCGCTGCGCGACGCGATGGCCGAAGAAATGCGCCGGGACGAGCGGGTGTTCGTGATGGGCGAAGAGGTCGCGCAGTACCAGGGCGCTTACAAGGTAACCCAGGGCTTGCTCGACGAGTTCGGACCCAAGCGTGTCGTAGATACGCCAATCACCGAATATGGCTTTGCTGGTCTCGGGTCAGGCGCAGCCATGGGCGGACTGAAGCCCGTGATCGAATTCATGACCTTCAACTTCGCGATGCAGGCGATCGACCACATCATCAATTCGGCGGCCAAGACCAATTATATGTCGGGCGGCCAGATGCGTTGCCCGATCGTGTTCCGTGGCCCTAACGGCGCGGCCAGCCGGGTTGGCGCCCAGCACAGCCAGAATTACGGTCCCTGGTACGCATCCGTCCCGGGGCTGGTGGTAATTGCTCCGTATGACAGTGCTGACGCCAAGGGCCTGCTGAAAGCCGCGATTCGAAGCGAAGACCCAGTGGTCTTCCTCGAAAACGAATTGCTCTACGGCCAGAGCTTCGGCGTTCCGATGGTCGAGGACTATGTCTTGCCGATCGGCAAGGCGCGCATCATGCGGGAGGGAAGTGACGTCACGCTGGTCAGCTATTCGATCGGTGTTGGCGTCGCGCTGGACGCTGCCGACCAGCTGGCAGGTGAGGGGATCGAGGCCGAGGTTATCGATCTTCGCACCTTGCGACCGCTCGACAAGGAGGCGGTGTTGACGTCGCTCGCCAAGACAAATCGGCTCGTAGTGGTCGAGGAAGGCTGGCCGACCTGCTCGATCGCGAGCGAGATCATGGCGATCTGCATGGAAGAAGGCTTTGACGATCTCGATGCGCCGGTGCTTCGGGTGACCGACGTCGACGTGCCGCTGCCTTAT